AAGCTGGACGGGAGTACGCAAAGCCACTGAATTTGGCAACAGGCCGATGCAGAAACCAATATTCAGCGACATGAACTTTCGCAGTGCAAAGGTAAGCGAAGACTGTCTTTACCTTAATATATGGTTGCCTGAGAAAAAAGAGAAGGAGAGTGAGAAATTACCGGTGCTGGTCTATTTTTATGGCGGAGGATTTGTAGCGGGAGATGCATCGGAATACCGTTATGATGGCGAGAGTCTTGCTAAAAAAGGAATTATAACAGTAACCGTGAATTATCGTTTGGGAATCTTTGGGTTCTTTTCGCATCCGGAACTTACAAAGGAATCACCTAATCATGCTTCGGGTAACTATGGCCTGCTCGACCAGAATGTAGCATTGCTATGGGTAAAGAAAAATATTGAAGCCTTTGGCGGCGACCCGAACAGGATAACCATTGCGGGTGAGTCGGCAGGGTCGATATCCGTGTCGGCACAAATGGCATCACCTTTGTCGAAAAACCTTATAGCAGGTGCCATAGGGCAGAGCGGCGCCATGATAGCGCCTACAGAGCGCGTTGTGCCTTTGGCCGAGCATGAAAAGATAGGCGCTGCTTTTGCCGAAAAGATAAAGAAAGGCTCACTGGCCCGGTTGCGCGCCATGCCGGCGGATCAGCTTCTTGAAGAAACGTCGAAGTGGGGTGTTTTCAATACTGAAGCAACTATAGATGGCTATTTCCTTAAGAAATCTCCTGTAGAGGTATTTGCCGCCGGCGAACAGGCTAAAGTGCCTTTACTTGCAGGATGGACATCTGCCGAATCATCCTACATGGGCTTTATGGAAGGGCAATATCCTAATCCTGAAAATTATGTAGCACGCCTAAAAGCTGTCTTTGGCGATAAGGCAGAA
Above is a genomic segment from Flavobacterium album containing:
- a CDS encoding carboxylesterase/lipase family protein; the encoded protein is MKKIMIAIILSVTSLAFAQKAPQVQIEQGTIEGVLLSSGIQSYKGIPFAAPPVGELRWKAPQPPKSWTGVRKATEFGNRPMQKPIFSDMNFRSAKVSEDCLYLNIWLPEKKEKESEKLPVLVYFYGGGFVAGDASEYRYDGESLAKKGIITVTVNYRLGIFGFFSHPELTKESPNHASGNYGLLDQNVALLWVKKNIEAFGGDPNRITIAGESAGSISVSAQMASPLSKNLIAGAIGQSGAMIAPTERVVPLAEHEKIGAAFAEKIKKGSLARLRAMPADQLLEETSKWGVFNTEATIDGYFLKKSPVEVFAAGEQAKVPLLAGWTSAESSYMGFMEGQYPNPENYVARLKAVFGDKAEEVMKLYPGSTQEEVIASATALACDQFIVFGTWKWLDAHRRTSGQPVYAYIFSKARPTVPGEKAKDNMPPALPGANHSADIEYLLGNLTTNKVYKWRPDDYRVSQTGVDYFANFIKTGDPNGKGLPKWPVSKGEGEMSIMDISVQPKAHTEEHRERYLFLDGYFSGKK